The following nucleotide sequence is from Gemmatimonadales bacterium.
TCTTGATGTGGTCGGGGGTCGTGCCGCAGCAACCGCCGACGAACCGGGCTCCAGCCTCCACCATCCGGCGGGCATACTCGGCCATGTACTCGGGGCTCGCCATGTAGATCTTGCGATCGCCCACCTCGCGCGGCAGCCCGGCGTTGGGCTGGGCCGAAATCGGGACGCGGACGATCGGCGCGAGTCGCTCGACCACTTCGAGGATCGTCTGCGGACCGACCGAACAGTTCACGCCGATCACATCGGCTCCGGCCGCTTCGAGGGCAGGGCCGAAAGCCTCGGGTTCGCTGCCGTAGGCCGTCCGTCCATCCTGCCCGACGGTCATCTGAACCACGATCGGCAGACTGCTGACGCGTCGGATGCCGGTCAGGGCTGCCCGGGCCTCTTCCAGATCGCTGAACGTTTCGAGGATGAAGCCGTCGACGCCACCGGCGACGAGGCCGGCCGCTTGCCGCGCAAACGCCGCCTCCGCCTCCGAGACCGCGGTTTCGCCGAACGGCTCCAGCCGCACCCCCAGCGGCCCGATGGCGCCGACGACCGCGGCGCGACCGTCGGCGGCCTCGCGGGCCACCACCGCGGCGGCGGTGTTGAGTCGCTCAGTGTCGTCGGCCAGGCCGTAATGGGCCAGCTTGAAGGGGTTGGCGCCGAAGGTATTCGTCTCGATCACCTCGGCGCCGCTCCGGACATACTCGCGATGGATGTCGCGGACCAGGTCCGGCTGGCGCGCGGCGAGTTCGTCGAAGCAGACGTTGAGGAAGACACCGCGCCCGTACAGCATCGTTCCCATCGCGCCGTCGAAGACATGGACGGCACCATCGGCTATCAGATCTTTGAGCGTCGGCATCGGAGCCCTCCGAAAACGCGAAACCCGAGGCTAAAACGGCCTCGGGCGGCGTTTTAGCGTTTGTTTAACGTGGCCGCAATCAGCGCAAATCACCACGAGTCTCAAGGGGCAAGCTAATGCCAGAGAGCAGGGGACGCCATCGGCGTGTATGGGCTGCAGAGCGCGCTGCGGCCTTGACGTGCGAAGCCGTCGGCTGCATTATGTAACCCAATGGTTACGCAAGCCTCCGGCCCTGTTTTCGGCGCCATTGCCGATCCGACCCGCCGCGCCATTCTGGATGCCCTGCGCGAGGGCCCCCTGGCGGCCGGAGACATTGCCAACCTCTTCCCGGTCAGCCGGCCGGCCGTGTCGCGTCACCTCAGGGTGCTTCGTCAGGCGGGACTCCTGAGGGAACGGCGGGTGGCCCAGTCCCGGATCTACGCCCTCGATCCGGAGCCGCTCCAACGGGTCGAACAGTGGTTGTCGCACTACCGGGTCTTCTGGG
It contains:
- a CDS encoding winged helix-turn-helix transcriptional regulator encodes the protein MVTQASGPVFGAIADPTRRAILDALREGPLAAGDIANLFPVSRPAVSRHLRVLRQAGLLRERRVAQSRIYALDPEPLQRVEQWLSHYRVFWAARLMDLKRHLESEHARTSERKSRR